A single region of the Vicia villosa cultivar HV-30 ecotype Madison, WI linkage group LG4, Vvil1.0, whole genome shotgun sequence genome encodes:
- the LOC131596049 gene encoding probable inactive receptor kinase At4g23740 isoform X1, with amino-acid sequence MRNKMALLFFYSETFIIGAMLFIGIGAEPVADKQALLDFLHNMNHSAHINWSKSSSICKKWTRVTCNTEKSRVISLQLQSVGLNGSIPSNTLSRLTALQNLNLASNSITGFFPSDFYKLRNLTSLFLQFNKFSGPLPLDFSVWNNLTVVDFSNNGFNGSIPLSVSKLTHLTSLILANNTLSGEIPDINIPSLKDLNLENNNLSGVVPKTLHRFPKLSFSGNNLTFVDVYPPNSHKKRKKTKGLKEQALLGIIIGGCVLGILTIAVFWIVCCYKKHGEAGQLVKSQKNKEVFSDKKESSESLERNKIVFFEDCNYVFDLEDLLRASAEVLGKGTFGTVYKAALEEATTVAVKRLKEVTVGKREFEQQMEMVGAIRHENVAALRAYYYSKEEKLMVYDFYEQGSVSAMLHGKRGADRIPLDWETRLRIAIGVARGIAHIHAQEEGKLVHGNIKASNIFLNSKGYGSISDIGLATMIISPTSPRATGYLAPEVTETRKATPAADVYSFGVLLLELLTGKSPLHVGEEVVHLVRWVNSVVREEWTSEVFDLELLRYPNIEEEMVEMLQIGMACVVRMQDQRPKMDEVLRMVEDIHRGTSGNRLSTESRSDGSTPITPHVIETPISLPH; translated from the exons ATGAGAAACAAGATGGCCCTTTTGTTCTTTTATTCAGAAACTTTTATAATTGGAGCAATGTTGTTTATTGGTATTGGAGCTGAACCAGTAGCTGATAAACAAGCTTTACTGGATTTCCTTCACAACATGAATCACTCtgcacatatcaattggagcaagAGTTCTTCTATATGCAAAAAATGGACTAGAGTTACCTGCAATACCGAAAAATCAAGAGTTATATCGCTTCAGCTACAAAGTGTTGGACTGAATGGTTCAATTCCATCTAACACTCTTAGTAGACTCACAGCACTTCAAAATTTGAATCTTGCTTCGAATAGTATAACTGGTTTCTTCCCTTCTGATTTCTATAAGCTGAGAAATTTGACCTCTCTTTTCCTCCAATTCAACAAGTTTTCTGGGCCATTGCCATTAGATTTTTCAGTTTGGAATAATCTAACTGTTGTTGATTTTTCCAATAATGGTTTTAATGGAAGCATTCCTTTATCAGTTTCGAAGTTGACTCATCTCACTTCTTTGATTCTAGCTAATAACACTCTTTCAGGTGAAATTCCTGATATCAATATTCCTAGCCTGAAAGATCTCAATTTGGAAAACAATAATCTTAGTGGTGTTGTGCCTAAAACACTTCATAGATTTCCAAAATTGTCCTTCTCAGGTAACAATCTTACATTTGTAGATGTTTATCCTCCAAATTCTcataagaaaaggaaaaaaaccaAAGGGCTTAAAGAACAAGCGTTATTAGGCATCATCATTGGTGGTTGTGTGCTAGGAATTTTAACCATAGCAGTTTTCTGGATTGTGTGCTGTTACAAGAAACACGGCGAAGCGGGACAACTTGTTAAGTCTCAGAAGAACAAAGAAGTTTTTTCTGATAAAAAAGAATCTTCTGAGAGTCTAGAACGAAAcaaaattgttttctttgaagATTGCAATTATGTATTTGACTTGGAAGATTTGTTGAGAGCTTCTGCTGAGGTGCTTGGAAAGGGAACTTTTGGTACTGTCTATAAGGCTGCTTTAGAGGAGGCGACGACAGTTGCGGTTAAGCGGCTGAAGGAGGTTACGGTTGGGAAGCGGGAGTTTGAACAGCAGATGGAGATGGTTGGAGCAATTAGGCATGAGAATGTGGCTGCTCTAAGGGCTTATTACTATTCAAAGGAGGAGAAACTTATGGTTTATGATTTTTATGAACAAGGCAGTGTCTCCGCAATGTTGCATG GCAAAAGAGGGGCAGATAGAATTCCTTTAGACTGGGAAACCAGGTTGAGAATAGCAATTGGTGTAGCAAGAGGCATTGCACACATCCATGCACAAGAAGAAGGAAAACTAGTCCATGGAAACATAAAAGCCTCAAACATTTTCCTCAACTCTAAAGGGTATGGTTCCATCTCTGACATTGGTCTAGCAACCATGATAATAAGTCCAACATCTCCAAGAGCAACAGGATACCTTGCACCTGAAGTAACTGAAACTCGAAAAGCAACTCCGGCGGCTGACGTCTATAGTTTCGGTGTCTTGTTACTTGAACTTTTAACTGGAAAATCTCCTTTACATGTAGGTGAGGAAGTTGTTCATTTGGTTAGGTGGGTGAATTCTGTGGTTAGAGAAGAGTGGACTTCTGAAGTGTTTGATTTGGAGTTATTGAGGTATCCTAATATAGAGGAAGAAATGGTTGAGATGTTGCAAATTGGTATGGCTTGTGTTGTGAGGATGCAAGATCAAAGACCAAAAATGGATGAAGTTTTGAGAATGGTTGAAGACATTCATAGGGGTACTAGTGGAAATAGACTTTCCACTGAATCTAGATCAGATGGTTCTACTCCAATAACTCCTCATGTAATAGAAACACCTATTTCTCTTCCACATTGA
- the LOC131596049 gene encoding probable inactive receptor kinase At4g23740 isoform X2 produces the protein MLFIGIGAEPVADKQALLDFLHNMNHSAHINWSKSSSICKKWTRVTCNTEKSRVISLQLQSVGLNGSIPSNTLSRLTALQNLNLASNSITGFFPSDFYKLRNLTSLFLQFNKFSGPLPLDFSVWNNLTVVDFSNNGFNGSIPLSVSKLTHLTSLILANNTLSGEIPDINIPSLKDLNLENNNLSGVVPKTLHRFPKLSFSGNNLTFVDVYPPNSHKKRKKTKGLKEQALLGIIIGGCVLGILTIAVFWIVCCYKKHGEAGQLVKSQKNKEVFSDKKESSESLERNKIVFFEDCNYVFDLEDLLRASAEVLGKGTFGTVYKAALEEATTVAVKRLKEVTVGKREFEQQMEMVGAIRHENVAALRAYYYSKEEKLMVYDFYEQGSVSAMLHGKRGADRIPLDWETRLRIAIGVARGIAHIHAQEEGKLVHGNIKASNIFLNSKGYGSISDIGLATMIISPTSPRATGYLAPEVTETRKATPAADVYSFGVLLLELLTGKSPLHVGEEVVHLVRWVNSVVREEWTSEVFDLELLRYPNIEEEMVEMLQIGMACVVRMQDQRPKMDEVLRMVEDIHRGTSGNRLSTESRSDGSTPITPHVIETPISLPH, from the exons ATGTTGTTTATTGGTATTGGAGCTGAACCAGTAGCTGATAAACAAGCTTTACTGGATTTCCTTCACAACATGAATCACTCtgcacatatcaattggagcaagAGTTCTTCTATATGCAAAAAATGGACTAGAGTTACCTGCAATACCGAAAAATCAAGAGTTATATCGCTTCAGCTACAAAGTGTTGGACTGAATGGTTCAATTCCATCTAACACTCTTAGTAGACTCACAGCACTTCAAAATTTGAATCTTGCTTCGAATAGTATAACTGGTTTCTTCCCTTCTGATTTCTATAAGCTGAGAAATTTGACCTCTCTTTTCCTCCAATTCAACAAGTTTTCTGGGCCATTGCCATTAGATTTTTCAGTTTGGAATAATCTAACTGTTGTTGATTTTTCCAATAATGGTTTTAATGGAAGCATTCCTTTATCAGTTTCGAAGTTGACTCATCTCACTTCTTTGATTCTAGCTAATAACACTCTTTCAGGTGAAATTCCTGATATCAATATTCCTAGCCTGAAAGATCTCAATTTGGAAAACAATAATCTTAGTGGTGTTGTGCCTAAAACACTTCATAGATTTCCAAAATTGTCCTTCTCAGGTAACAATCTTACATTTGTAGATGTTTATCCTCCAAATTCTcataagaaaaggaaaaaaaccaAAGGGCTTAAAGAACAAGCGTTATTAGGCATCATCATTGGTGGTTGTGTGCTAGGAATTTTAACCATAGCAGTTTTCTGGATTGTGTGCTGTTACAAGAAACACGGCGAAGCGGGACAACTTGTTAAGTCTCAGAAGAACAAAGAAGTTTTTTCTGATAAAAAAGAATCTTCTGAGAGTCTAGAACGAAAcaaaattgttttctttgaagATTGCAATTATGTATTTGACTTGGAAGATTTGTTGAGAGCTTCTGCTGAGGTGCTTGGAAAGGGAACTTTTGGTACTGTCTATAAGGCTGCTTTAGAGGAGGCGACGACAGTTGCGGTTAAGCGGCTGAAGGAGGTTACGGTTGGGAAGCGGGAGTTTGAACAGCAGATGGAGATGGTTGGAGCAATTAGGCATGAGAATGTGGCTGCTCTAAGGGCTTATTACTATTCAAAGGAGGAGAAACTTATGGTTTATGATTTTTATGAACAAGGCAGTGTCTCCGCAATGTTGCATG GCAAAAGAGGGGCAGATAGAATTCCTTTAGACTGGGAAACCAGGTTGAGAATAGCAATTGGTGTAGCAAGAGGCATTGCACACATCCATGCACAAGAAGAAGGAAAACTAGTCCATGGAAACATAAAAGCCTCAAACATTTTCCTCAACTCTAAAGGGTATGGTTCCATCTCTGACATTGGTCTAGCAACCATGATAATAAGTCCAACATCTCCAAGAGCAACAGGATACCTTGCACCTGAAGTAACTGAAACTCGAAAAGCAACTCCGGCGGCTGACGTCTATAGTTTCGGTGTCTTGTTACTTGAACTTTTAACTGGAAAATCTCCTTTACATGTAGGTGAGGAAGTTGTTCATTTGGTTAGGTGGGTGAATTCTGTGGTTAGAGAAGAGTGGACTTCTGAAGTGTTTGATTTGGAGTTATTGAGGTATCCTAATATAGAGGAAGAAATGGTTGAGATGTTGCAAATTGGTATGGCTTGTGTTGTGAGGATGCAAGATCAAAGACCAAAAATGGATGAAGTTTTGAGAATGGTTGAAGACATTCATAGGGGTACTAGTGGAAATAGACTTTCCACTGAATCTAGATCAGATGGTTCTACTCCAATAACTCCTCATGTAATAGAAACACCTATTTCTCTTCCACATTGA